A single window of Periplaneta americana isolate PAMFEO1 chromosome 14, P.americana_PAMFEO1_priV1, whole genome shotgun sequence DNA harbors:
- the Fer3HCH gene encoding soma ferritin, whose protein sequence is MSDNIIRQNFHKDCEDALNKQINMELYASYVYLSMAYYFDRDDVALPGFHRYFKKASDEEREHGMKLMMYLNKRGGRIVLTDIKAPERNEWGSAEDAMMAALNLEKDVNESLLSIHKIATSHDDAHLCDFLESEYLQEQVDSIKEIAGHLTNIQRVGEGLGIFVFDKELN, encoded by the exons ATGTCAGATAATATAATTCGCCAAAACTTCCACAAGGACTGTGAAGATGCcctcaataaacaaataaatatggaaCTGTACGCTAGTTATGTTTACTTGTCAATG GCGTATTACTTCGACAGAGATGATGTAGCTCTGCCTGGATTCCATCGCTACTTCAAGAAAGCTTCAGATGAGGAGCGAGAACATGGAATGAAACTCATGATGTATCTCAACAAACGTGGAGGACGTATTGTGTTGACTGATATTAAAGCTCCAGAACGCAATGAATGGGGTTCGGCTGAAGATGCTATGATGGCTGCTCTCAATTTAGAAAAAGATGTTAACGAG AGTTTGTTGTCAATACACAAAATAGCCACATCTCATGATGACGCTCACCTGTGCGACTTCCTGGAATCAGAATATCTTCAAGAACAGGTTGACTCAATCAAAGAAATTGCCGGCCATCTTACCAACATTCAACGTGTGGGAGAAGGCTTGGGCATATTTGTCTTCGATAAAgagttaaattaa